TACTTGCAAAGAATTGAAATCAATAAACAGTTTGTAAAAAGTGACGAGAGAAACCTGGTTAAACGAGAAATAAACGAAGCAGgaacgatattaaattttcgtatGACCAAAAGTTGTTCCTGCTGTTCCGTGCAAGCTACACGCGAATAATCTGCAATTAAATCAAACCTGAAGAAAACACTGCAAAATGGGAAATCTATTTCTTTGCACCGAGTATTATCTGTGtgaatattgcatattaatatatggacatataataaaaaagaaaaaaaacatgtaaagTGTTGAAAACTAATTTGATATGTGTTTGATGAACGAATACATTGTTTACTGTTAAGAAACGCTTTTCAAATGTTTATACCAATATGCTCTACAGTAGTGTACAGCTTATAAACATGATAGAATACGTACGAGAAGTGTGTTTGCACACTCCACAATAAACTTATCAACTGCGTTAATTGTACAtgttgtgaaatatttatattatatcctTTTTGGAGCATTCGATTTATGTAAAGTCCAATTTGAGAGTGAAACAATTGTGTCAGAGAGAAAGAAtgagatatatatatctgtgtgGGCTCGATATAAATGTATTGTCAGGCAAATTGAGAGAGTAGATAAATAGACAAATTGTTCGTCAATATGTAGAGAAATGTTGAAGCGTTTAGAATTACACAGCTTTTTCGAAATTACATTCGATTTACTAATATCGAGACGTTCAAGTTCCGAAAGAcgctgaaataaatttatataaatcgtcgATAGAATCGTTTTCCTCTAAATCCCACGCTGTTGGTAGACGTACGTAGAGATACGTGTTATATACCTTATATTATTTCGTCGCAAATTTTCTTGTGTGATTAGCAAGGCTTTCGAACGAGAAAGGATTTTAGTATCCTTAGATGTGTAATAAGTCAGATCTtgttcgaataaaagttgaggagctgttttatttaatataatggcAATTCTCATACAGTCTCAGGTGCTAACTAGCGTGTATCAGTAACAGTAATATCTCCAATGTAAATAAACTCATTTGCGATTGGATGAAGTAATACAATActtattgatataaaagagatCGGTAGAATCATAATTTAAAcattagtaaaaaatagataCCTATTCATAGGGAAAACatcagtaaaatattaaatataaaaacaagaatGTGGTAACAATGAAATAATGGTCGTACACAATTAGttcacaattaatatttccaattCTGAAACATGAGTGAAAAGCCGTTGACATATTTTGTATCACTATTACTGATGTACTCTATAAGAAGCAGAGATTCCTAGATTTAATCGTTGCACATCGTTAATTTCAcaatatggaaataaaattttctcgtaGAATTAACAATGATTCAGAAAAAAGTAAGTGTAGCACTCGGTCTTATTCGAGCGTAGCACCAATTACATCTGATACAGTCACTTTGCATGATACgcaatacttatatatattttataaaatatactaatttaatttatagtttatacaatttatacaaatttatgttttttttcagtattaaattaagagttattgataaataactcttaatttaaacataaatacaTGGGCACGTGTATAACAaagattaacaataattaacgtCCTGATCATGAATATTACATTCTACATGTCGTATATGTGcctataaattaattcaaaaaattgcaaCATAAAATcttgtatacaatttttacattataacacaatcttttaaacaattttacaaaagtcAACGAAATATTTGACAGAACGTCGGCATAAATTCGTTTATCTAATTATATGCTCTGCTTTTTCCTATATTCATCCTcctgcaaaattttttgtgaaCTGTATCGCGATGATAACGGAAGACATCATtctatctttatatatttgtatatatcacACTTACATCTTGATGAATTCacacagaaaaaatattttcgatattacatattatccAGATAACACAAACGTCTAAGAAGCATCGTTAAAGCCATCGTTAAAGCCATCGTTAAAGCTTAggaaacatttcaattttttggatattttttagTCGCTCGTATTCTCTGGATGCACATGAAACgcattctaaaaaaaaaaaacaagattcaacattaacaaatattttcatagagtattttgattataatacaatgataaaaatatcagaagCTTGAAAATCGGACAGTATATATCTGTAGTGCATATctcatattataaatatgtggaCTCCGATCTTTTCACGGCACTTAGgtagaatttattttgaaaggcTTCTCTCGGTTAATTCGAAGCAGCTATTAAGTCTACAAATTTATAGCATCtctttaatttgtttacaattacgaataatatattgacaggcatgatataaaacttatggaatatatatatatatatatatatatcgtatgaCTGCGAGAATCCAGCCAGTCGTTGAGTACCTTTCCAagtcttttattaaatttatatataataatttactaaattGTGTATAAGTTTccttttatacatatgcatatatatataaaagaaaactatacttataaattttctttatactaataaataaatattaaaacataaacgTAAGcataatcttaaaaaataatcaataacatTCTGTCGGGTGacgcacttttttttacaccgaGAAATCGTGCGATACTACGGCTTGCAAGAAAGTGAtgcataaaattgaaacattgGAACACTAAAACTGACTGTAAAATCGAAAGAAAGGCGTTCTTCAAAATCTTAAGTTAAATTGCCTGAAACGCAGTTGCAAAATTGATATAACAGATTTActctttatttattgcatcaaCATAGGACGAAAACCACAATCATTATCGAAAAACCTACACATTCTATCTAAAGAAATGTATTTAGATCTGCTCATTTGAATTACCACTTTAAACAGCTTTCTagtacatatacatgtatatttactTATGTAAACATCTTTACGTGTCTCATTTTCTTTACCATGCATGCGTATACTTCTGCGTTTCGATTTTGATAGGGACATAATACTATCAAGACAATTGTCTGTATTTGATTGCGCGCACGATTTTCAGAGATTGCtgaaattcttatttatatcatataattcaagtaaaaaaaaaataaccacttaaaaaaaaaacattttcaacaaGCATTTTCGAtgctgtttcttttttttttggtaaataTTGTGACTAACATTGCGTGAATTATCTCGCTcggattaaaaatgtacatattataataattaaagcatctcttattacatataattattagtcGACTCTTGCGGAAGCTGTATGTGTGCAGACGTTATGTTATGTTTCGAATGTTCACCACATACCATAATGCAGATACAGAGTAACATTGTATCggtaaattttcttttttttcttgtagcatgatatattaattacctACAATTTTCTCTGATATAACTCTATATGTACGGATGCAGCGCCAATGCTCTGCCGCGTAAACCCTTTTGGCCTCCAACACCGCCCTTTGGTATGACGTATCCTCCTGCGTGTCTCGCTGTACCCTCCTCTTCTAAGTTGCCGTTACTTTCTATCAAGTCACGCAAGGGCCAACAAGCCAGATGACGCGATTTACCATGACGCGCCAAAACGTGATATCCttgtctaaaaaatattaacaaccatgaaaatatatgacatAATGACCATTTTAATTCTGCAAAGTTTGcgaaaagaaatacaaatgttattttaactaGATCTGTATACCTGGAAGAGATTAGTCCCACAAGCAGTGCCCAGTGCGCTTTGTGGCCCCTCTTCAAACATGGAGCATGATTGAAATCAGAATCGTAAGGAATCAGTACCATCGCTCCGTGTGCCAAAGCATGAGTTAACGTATCTGGACACTGTTGTAAATCTACTAGAATGTCGGGTCTATGATCGGGTAAATATTCCGCAGCTAATGTTCCCATGAAATCAACACTGTATACTTCTCCGTGCTGCGTGAATCCTCGAACACGAGCTTCGGCGAGAAGCTGACTCACAGAGACTGGTTTTGTATATTCTTGCGATGCCATTGCAAGCGCCACTAATCCACATCTGCAAAACATTTGCACATTTTGAAAACTTTGTACCAAAATATAACTTACAAATTTATCTCTGTCAAGCAGAAAGAATTGCAAATTCGAAAAGTTGCATATCAGTgtcgtattaaaaaattgaatataataaaacattaaacgATAATTTctaatccatttttttaataaaaggcGGCAGGCATAAGCTTGTTAAAACAATACTTACTGTGGCCCGTCTTGAAGAATCGGTTCTACTTGAGAGAAGTACGTTACCTCTGCGTCTTTCAACTCATTTCGTGAGATCAGCTTTTCGATTTCAGCTTCTGCGGATGTAAGCGTGATTTTAGCCCATGGGGGCAGAGAATCAGTGTCGTTAACTTCTGTTTTTTCACACATAGGTGCTTGTGGCAGACTTGAAAGAGGCAGGGGTGGTGCtggcattttttttaacaccaAGGCGCAAATAGACGATTGCtgaattgaatataaaaagatataaatgctCCGACAGCTACGAAATGTCGCCCATCGATACGAAAAGATTTAATTCTATCATTGCTCACAATGACCTTTCAATAACATTCAATAGGAGCATCCTTTGTTCATTGTAGAAAGTTGCTTCCAAAACTTCCTGcaagatttatgaaaatacaGCTTAGAATCTTAAATTTAGATCTCAGCCCGAATATTCTGCGAAGCATCGTTACTTGTAATTCGAACGATTAGATGCGATTATTTGAATCTATTGTATATAAGACGATCGCTCATCGTCAGAACATATTTCTCGGCTCTTAACCGTTTGATCTCGAAGAACTCGGCAACAAATATGGTACAATTGTTAGCACGATATCGACACGAATAAATCTAACGATGCAAAAGGCAGTGTCAATACGTTTTATTAGATGGAAATCGAACGTACCGTCTACGAGATTTCTGGAGATTTCTAATGGCAGCGCATCACACTATCGACATCGAAAGGTATAAGAGCCACGATCGCCTCTGTAACGCGGTGTAAACggcataaatatacattactAAGACACAGAGGCTTTAATTCTAATGACAAATGCGATATGAAAGTCTTTCAGATAGAAAACAAATCGGctgtttatttattgtacggCGGAAAGAGCGATGAGTGACTATCACGCTGTATGACTTTGACGTTTGCACATCCCTTCTCCTCTCCCCACTTCGCATCGTTCACCCCACCTTCCTGCTGCTGTTCATTCTGTGACAAATCGTGTGACTCAtgcatatacattatataatttccaaATTGCACGAACACTCGCATGCGCCTGCATCATGGCTCTTATTCTACCGagttttttaacaatactgaAACAAGACACGCCGATTTCTTACGGTTATGCTTTAGAGATGTACCATGACGTGCCGATAAACGCGAGTACAAAGCGTTATAAGCCCTAATCGCAAACGGTCGTGGAAGATAGAGGAGTAATTTATAGAACATTTTTCGAAAGCTCTTTTCAAGCCCTttcaaatgcattatttttgcaatttttgcagtttttaaCGGTCAGAAAACGCCTAATGagttcttcaattttttcacaagTGGACGCCTAATCGCGTCCTACAATTATTAACGGCCAAAGAACGCCTTATCGCGTTCTTTGGCTATATGCAATTGAAGGACGCGATTAGGCGTTCGCTcgttgttaaaaattgcaaaaattgaaaaagtagTTTCACTCtctctatttctttttagCACAGCGTGTCAGATACTATTTTTATGCTTCTTAtgggccactttttccaacgtcggttaacttcaaccgactggtaacttttcagaatagccaactaaaactcgaaacttgtatatacatatacatatacaaatttcGAGTTTTTAGTtggctattctgaaaagttaccagtcggttaaagttaaccgacgttggaaaaagtggcctATTATGTCGAATAACTTGcaaagtttttgttttatccaAGTTTTTGTCCAAATCACATCCCAAAGATTATTGGACAAGTTTATGCTACACGAGTCGTTTGCAATAACCAATCAGGTACTTCTTTACTAGAAACTTTCTGACCAATAACGGACAAACtattcgattattttatttcttatctaTGTATTCTGCATTCTATGagtttgttctttttataGTTTAGTAGCATGGCCGCAAGAGGGGAGATCCTTCGGAGTCATTACACATCTACtctctttttttacagttaATGGTGACGATTATAACCTTTATAATAATGTGcatcattttctttattcatttttttattaattttattcatatatagcaaacatattttattcctAAAATTAATGCAAGGTACGTATAATATCTTGATGATAATagttatcgaaaaattttttgcaaacattgaATACTTacgttaaataattgtaattgtagACAACATGAAATCTGTTTGAGGCTGCGTTAAATTGGTTACAATCTTTGAAGCAAAGACTTTGATTGTTTCTGATTACTGACTGCCACAACTCATTCAGAAATATGTCGGGAAAAGGAAAGCAAAGTTCTAAAAAGGCTGTTGTCAAGGCACGTGAATCAGGGAAGACGGCTCAGTCTTCACTGATGAACTCTGACACAAGTCCAGAAGCACCAGAGCCCACAACGTCtcagattattttaaaaactatcgATAACAGTCGACATTTGCCAAAATATATCAGCATCTTGAAACGCTCAGCAGAAGAAGGTGTAGGCATGGAAGATCTTGATGAACTACAATTGGAACTTGAGACTCTTCTGTCGGCAGTTGTTGTAAGACATCGTACACTTCAGGATGAAATTACTAATTTATCCTCAGCGGAAGAACGTAGAGATAGAAGATCAAAAAGTGGGAAGAATTTGtctttaatagataaaaaagtgCGCGAGGAGAAATTCAAGCCGAAAGAAGTGAATGCTAAAAGTCAATCACCTATACATACAAAACTCTTCAAGCAGAAAGCAATGGGAAGTTCAACCAGTCAGGTGGTACCAAACTTACACGATATTACAAGGATTGAGGGATCTAAGTCGGATGTGCCAAAATTGCTTCTACCGAAAAATGACACACCCAACAAGTTCTGGGCATCGGTGGATCCTTACTGTACCGACATCATGCCCGatgacattaaattattagaagaaTTGGTTGCTACGCATGGTGATATAAGTGAATTCAAGAAGATTCCTCCTTTGGGCCGTCATTATAGTTTAATGTGGGCACACAACGATCTGCTGCAAGAGGAGGATGCAGCAAATGTGAACagggaaaagaagaaaagtcGTACAGATATGTCGCATTTGATatcgaaaaatgataaaaaagctAATGGCATCGCAGGACCTCTTACTCAGAGACTGGTTTCTGCACTGTTAGAGGAGAATGTGTACGTCGCGAATAATAACActgagaataaattatttcgagaTGGGGATCCACCTGTCTTGAGAGATCTCACCATTCAGAATTCCATTAACTTGGAACTACGAATGCATAAAGAGCTGGTTGAACAAGGATTCTTAGAACCTGACACACAGAAGAAGGATCAAGAAGACGATGAAATTTTAGCGGAAATTAAAAGATGTCAGCAGGAACTTACTGCATTGTCTAATCACAATGTTACGCAGCTGAAAAGATTACTAAATCTAGCTCAAGATGAGAGTAAAAGGCAAGCGTTAAAACGGAAAATTAGTGTTGCCGACAATGAGGTGATCGAgcattataagaaattgacacTTGCGAAACAGAGAAAAGTTCCACTGACGAGAAAAGACCAGGAGAAAGCATGGACATGCCTTCGAGAACGAGAGAATCTTTTAGAACAATTAAATTCTaccaaataataattcaatagaATCTATGAGGTTTATCAGCGAAACggaataatttaagaatatttgttaaatattctatatagtACAACATTATAGAATACAAAGTATATATAGAGTCTTCAGTTTATCATGAAGAATATTCCTTGCAGTGTTTGCATATGACAATGCTATAAACTATTACTTTCTTATgctaagaaatatatatagatttaatacaaataaaaatacttgcgcatattgtgataaaaattaatttagaaattaattttagaaaaaaatagaatctatTAATCTAATATACCAAAGCACATAAGATTACAAGATTAATTCacaaattctgaaaaaaactTTGAATCTAAATAATGTGtatgaacaaatttttttaaatttaattccgaAAATAATGgatattataatcaaattaatcacattttataacatatgtattaataattaccaTATGAAATTGACATAATTCACATGGTGAAACTAGGTTTTACTTGtaatttcatcaattatttaaaaatatcatttcattatattaatttttacttataccTCCCCCTTATTATATGCcaatatctttctttaatgcaaacttttaacataaagtttataatttataacactACAAAGAAAatcttcatataaatattacattaagtgtgtgtatgtgtgttatgtatacatatagatATGCTTGTatataacatacatatataaagtttcatcctcacatgtatatacatcacATCACTGTATCCCCGATTGCGCGTATTCTGATTTTTAACTCcatgatttattataaaaatcctGGATTGTGTTCTAAACACATAAcataagtatttaaatatatgtaaagatataaaagaaaaaatgtaggACTTTGTGTGTCGATTGGCATATCGATTTTAACTCAATACgttagatttattatatttataaaataattttttgtggaCTTGGTaatgatttttatcattacgAATGACACAATATTTAGAGCGCTTACacgatttaaattaaatgcatttaaataGTTTTGAATGTATGTGTATTGTACAATCCcaacttaataaataaatgatagacgtatattaaaatataatttagtatGCAATTTGTTAAGTACAATACTggatatctttaatttttacgaaaCTGTATTTGTAGATTTGATTCATAATAAAGCAAGACATATTTCAAGAATATACttgaatacaaattttacGTATATGCACgtaatttgataataacaaattgacagtatattatatatatatatatataaaaatatcttttaaatatattatatatatatatatatatttttgccaCAGCTAAAAAAGCCCtacaagataattttatattttaagaacacATTTAGTTAATCAAGATAACTTTGTActacgaaaatttatttttacataatttacataacacACTATGtagagataaatttatttttgggGGACAACGGTTTATGTGAACAAGACGTCTTCGAACAGAGAACCTGATGAAAGAGGAAATTTCAAGACaagtatttacaaaaattcatatGTTCACGACAAAGGTGTTTATTCGTTATTACTGtacagttcttttttttatcgtcaaGAATTACCTCAACAACGTGCGTACGCGACGGCACAACAATGATGAATTCATTAGATGACAAAAAAGATCTTCGAAGAGTGAACTATATCGCATAGGACACTCTAAACAGGATGATTAACGTACGTGCGTGTATGGGTATGCGGGTGAGGCtgtcgtttctttttttttttctctcttttaatttcaacTTTCAATAATGTCTTATTCGTTTCGTTACactgaaattgttttataacaaTGTGAGTTATACGCTACATGAGACAGTAGGCcatgaaataattacaaacaaGCTGAAGGCTTGGATAGGGCCGGGACGGTCCGCACGATGACGTGTAACTGCATGTGTACTGCAGCCCTTGTTCTTTCTTGTTCATTGTCGCACCGTCGCACCCCATCGAACCACGAAAATCTGAGCTTCTCTAATGATTTCATGGCATCCCGCGCACCAGAGACAGCCGTCGCCTTTCCCCATAGAGCCAAGCGACGCTGCCTTGGCAGTGACGCACTAAAACTATCAGCAATTTCTTATGCAGATATTGTGGCTTAAAAGGCGAAAAGGAGTAGGAAAGCCATCATAAGACAAAATAGACCCATGGCCTCAGACAGGGCAAAGCCCAAGATGGCGTATGAGAATAATTGCTGTTTCAAGGAAGGATTCCTCGCATAGCCGATGATTAGAGAACCGAATACGGATCCAATTCCAGCacctgaaataataatttatccactattacaaaaaaaagatgactatgacaaaacaatttcaattgggggcttttattgatatttgaaTCACATTGTGCCAACTGTACTTCTGTATGtacaatgtattatataacgaTCTATATACACGTATCCTATTTAACAAAACAGTGAATATAAATCgagtaattaaatatgttttccaAAAAACTGAATGTATCTTATAACTTCACTTCCATGAAGGGATCCAGGGAGGGATTCAAAAGGCGAATAATATAAGGAGGGCCATCATCAAGCAAAAGAGACCCATTGCTTCAGACAGCGCAAAGCCAAGGATAGCATAGTTAAAAACTTGCTGTTTCAAGGAGGGATTACGTGCATAACCAATTATTAGGGATCCAAAAACCAAACCAATACCAATTCCTACAATATAGAATCATTTCTTTAAACACAATATAGATATaacaaaactattttaaaacaaacatGATGTTacctaataaatttataatttattaattttatacaattgctcattatccattaaaaaataaatatatcacacCTTCCAAGAGGAATTTAAACATCTTtagtaaatttcaaaataaattctattatgttaaaaaaataaaagattatataagtGTGATATTAAGAAtactataataaatgtttaaattatgtcatttgaaaaggaaaggaaaggaaaagaagaaatattcttattcaaggattgattttaaaattattaaatgagttcaataaaaaaaaattgtaataaattcaaatcatccattaaaaatatctcattgACAAACTTATTGTacaaattctattattattgatatattttactagatatattattttttataccattattataaaatgctcTCTgataactaataattataaatttttatagatgcATACCAGATCCTGCTACTCCCACAGTGGCAGCTCCAGCACCAATGAATTTTGCAGCAGAATCAATGTCACGACTGACTGTGGAAGTTTGGAAGCTACGCACAATTGGTGACTGCACCAAAATATCACAAGTTAGATATCATTAGTATTtgcttgttaaaaatatacaataagattatttataaaaagtttttgctTTACAACTTTGCATACATAAAGTTTCAATGATATAATGACATTTCATAACCTCCACTTCTCTGTTGGACCAATTAAAGACAAATTTCCAAGTATGAgatctgaataaaatatttaataactattttagttaatttactaagaattaattaaaaaagagcTTCTATAAACTAGTACAGATCTGCCATCAGTTACAAGaaatacagatatatttaaaattaaaaattatgaattacaaaatacttgaatactattaaatttgttaaaaattgatatttaatgcCTTCTATACTCAATTAACATGTCTGCACttcattttaatgtatttattgtacatacTTGAATGTCAAAAGTGACtgataatgatttaatttttcctcacaattacaaaatacaaaattctacACTATCAATGTCAACTTTTATCATTAAGATTCAAAATCTTtactttatacaataaaaCTAGTTGCTTATGTAACCTTGATCTCAAAAAGTTATGCAATGTaagagaggaaaaaggaaTGATAACCTACTCACCAAACTGACGGGCGTCTGAATTTGATTCTGCTGTAAGGACTGGCTGTGGCTGATCACGGCACTGCTCAGCGGCCGTAGATAGGTCTTGGTGCCGGAGACCAACTGTAACGAGGCAAGAAAATATGCATGTTTGAGGAAAAAGTGTGAAAAACAAGGGGGAGTTGTTATATAATGCACGCGCACGCGAAAATTCGCCGAAAAGTCAGTCAAacttttcctctttcttttacTTACGGTGGATTTAGCGATGGGCGCGATGAATCGGCTGCAGGCGTACATGGTGACGTTTGCTATGGTGCGGACTCTACGCAAGATACCTGGAAAACGAAAATACGCACGGTTATAGGTCTCGTATTAACGGAATCACCACCACGACCTTCGGCGCGCGAGTGTCGTAAAGCTGGCCACAGACGAAGTGGCCGCGTGCCGTGCGATCGAACCGTTCGCCCTCGAGCGCCGAATATTACGTAACGCCGCAACGCGGTCATCGTCGACTTCTCGCGCGAACAAGTTCTAGACAGTCATCCGTAGAACTCGCTCGCGACCAGCTTCGGACGGATCCGCGGAATGACATACGTCGATAAATCCTGACGGAGACGATAAATGCCGGGTGGCAAATTCATAAGACAGCACGTTACGATGGAAAATGGCCGCCCTCCCTCTCTCGATTCGCACGGCTATCGAGCAGACGAACAAAACGCGGCCGACGAAAGATGCAATATTGACTCACGTTTCCGATAATAATGCGTGCAGAATGCGTGCACTCTATCTTGTGACTCGCGGCGCGACGTTAGCGACGGACGGACACGACTACGGGACGATTTTTACTCACTTTGCACAGGCAACGGGCACTCACCAAAGAGCAGTGTCGAAGAGACGGCAGAAGGACCCGGCCCTTGGAATGTTAGATTGAGTATGAGTGGAAACGCGTGTGTACGTGAAACGCCTGACAAGAGCACCGACTTATCGCGACCGCGGCTACCAACGGAACGGACCGACTTCCGTGCAGTGACCTATTCGCTCTTCTTCCGAGCAAGCCCCCTCCGACTCCGTTTATCGACCAACCGAATTTAGCCGAGCAGACTTCTCGTCCGCAGCGAATAATCAGTGCAAGCACTAAACTGTGTGTTAAGTTGCCATCGTGCGAATAATACCATTATTTCTGTCTTCAATATCATGATTTATCTAATAAAGCTATATTTGTGTCATGTTGAAGTAGAAAAGATGCAGAATGATGTACAAgtaacttttaatttctctgTTGACTCCACGTTGCTGTTACCGCATACGATATACAGTTCAGTGCTGTGGACAACAAAGAATCATATCCGATCCGCTAGCGTGATTGGCCACGATctgacaatttttttcccaAATCAAggaatcaattttcttttctgaagTACTCGTGATTTCTATGGTGTCATTATTTAATGTGTgattatatcttatattaattaattgttaataatgtgCGAGAAGAATATCTATTATTACTTACGAATATTTATAACCACAAATTTTGATAtcgatttttcaatcaatgaatataa
This genomic window from Linepithema humile isolate Giens D197 chromosome 5, Lhum_UNIL_v1.0, whole genome shotgun sequence contains:
- the LOC105677285 gene encoding actin maturation protease — its product is MPAPPLPLSSLPQAPMCEKTEVNDTDSLPPWAKITLTSAEAEIEKLISRNELKDAEVTYFSQVEPILQDGPQCGLVALAMASQEYTKPVSVSQLLAEARVRGFTQHGEVYSVDFMGTLAAEYLPDHRPDILVDLQQCPDTLTHALAHGAMVLIPYDSDFNHAPCLKRGHKAHWALLVGLISSRQGYHVLARHGKSRHLACWPLRDLIESNGNLEEEGTARHAGGYVIPKGGVGGQKGLRGRALALHPYI
- the ATPsynC gene encoding ATP synthase lipid-binding protein, mitochondrial; this encodes MYACSRFIAPIAKSTLVSGTKTYLRPLSSAVISHSQSLQQNQIQTPVSLSPIVRSFQTSTVSRDIDSAAKFIGAGAATVGVAGSGAGIGSVFGSLIIGYARNPSLKQQLFSYAILGFALSEAMGLFCLMMAFLLLFAF
- the Ada3 gene encoding transcriptional adapter 3-B, giving the protein MSGKGKQSSKKAVVKARESGKTAQSSLMNSDTSPEAPEPTTSQIILKTIDNSRHLPKYISILKRSAEEGVGMEDLDELQLELETLLSAVVVRHRTLQDEITNLSSAEERRDRRSKSGKNLSLIDKKVREEKFKPKEVNAKSQSPIHTKLFKQKAMGSSTSQVVPNLHDITRIEGSKSDVPKLLLPKNDTPNKFWASVDPYCTDIMPDDIKLLEELVATHGDISEFKKIPPLGRHYSLMWAHNDLLQEEDAANVNREKKKSRTDMSHLISKNDKKANGIAGPLTQRLVSALLEENVYVANNNTENKLFRDGDPPVLRDLTIQNSINLELRMHKELVEQGFLEPDTQKKDQEDDEILAEIKRCQQELTALSNHNVTQLKRLLNLAQDESKRQALKRKISVADNEVIEHYKKLTLAKQRKVPLTRKDQEKAWTCLRERENLLEQLNSTK